The sequence CATCCTCACTGCAGGCCACGTTTGGAATTTCGCGATCTCTGTGGGTGTCCTCGGGATCCTCGCCGGCTACGGAACAGGCATGCCATGGATGGAATTCCCCGCCTTCACCTGGCCCATCCTGCTGCTGACCTACTTCGCCATCGTGGTCTGGTCCTTCGTCCAGTTCAAGGTGCGCCCGGTAGGGCACGTCTACATCTCCCAATGGTACCTCATGGCTGCGATGACCTGGTTCCCGTGGATCTTCATCACCGCAAACGTCCTGCTCCACGTGATGCCGGGCAATCCGGTGATGGCCGCAGGCATCAACGCGTGGTACAAATCCTCCCTCATCTTCCTGTTCTTCACACCCATCGCGCTCGGCACCGCCTTCTACCTCACGCCCAAGGTCTCCGGCCGCCCCATCCACAGCTACTCGCTCGCCAAGCTCGGCTTCTGGTCGCTCGCCATCATCATGCCATGGGCCGGGATGCAGAAACTCGCCGGGGCACCCATCCCGTATTTCATCCCCTATGTCGGTGCCGCCTCCACCATCCTGTTTTTCATTCCGGCCTTCACCGCCGCGATCAACATCCTCCGCACCGCCCTCTCCGATCCGGATCTCGTAAACCACAGCCCGACCCTGCGCTTCACCATGGCGGGTATCGTCGGTCTCATCGTCATGGCGGTCGCCGCCGTGTTCCTGAACCTTCCCGGCTCCACCCTAACGTGGACGCAGTTCTCGCTTTCCGGATACGGCTTCGAGATCCTCGCCCTCTACGCGTTCTTCAGCTTCGTGATGTTCGGCGCGATCTACTTCATCGTGCCACGCGTCACCCGCCGCGAATGGCTTTCCCGCCGCCTGATCAAGATGCACTTCTTCTTCTCGGTCTACGGGATCTCCATGATCGCCGTTGCCGCCATCTTCGGCGGCATCCAGCAGGGCATCGGCCAGGAAGCCTTCGACCAGCCATGGCAGGAGTCCGCCGCCCAGCGCGCCGTCAACTATGGCTGGCTCATCACCATCTCCTGGGCCTTCATCCTGTTCTCCAACATCTTCTTCTTCCTGCACCTGACCGTCATGTGGCTGCGCCTCGGCCGCCGCAGCACCCACCCGACCCTGCTCGTCGCCGACCACGGCCACAGCCCCCACGGCGAGGAAGGCGACATCGATAACTGCGGCCCCGGCACCGCCTCCGCCGCCCACTGATTCCAATCTGACCTGAAATCTAGAGTCTAACATTTTCCACAATGAGTTTCCGCACATTCATCCTCTGCCTTTCGGTCAGCTTCGGCGTGGCGTGGCTTGCCATCATCATTGTCCCCTTTGCCAAGATGCGCGGGATCGAACCCCTCGCCGTGGAGGAGGCCGACGGCACCAACGCGGTTTTCATCCCGAAACGCGCGGGCCGCATCACCGACGGTGCCGAGGTCTATGCCGCCAACGGCTGCTACCAGTGTCACTCCCAGCTCATCCGCCCCACTTACGCGGGCAACGACATGTTCCGCCCCGACTGGGCCGGACTCCAGTTCGACGAGGTGCGCGGAGACACCCGCCGCGAAACCAACGCCTATGACTACGCCGGTGAGGACTTCGCCCAGATCGGCGTCGCCCGCATCGGCCCGGATTTCTCGAACCTCGGCCGCCGCATCGAGGCGAACTACGCCAAGGGTGTCGAGCCGGAGCAATGGCTCTACTCCCACCTCTACAACCCCCGTTGGAAGCCAGACCGCCGCAACTCCGCCTGCCCATCCTTCCGCTTCCTTTTCGATATCCGGGAAATCAAGGGCAACCCCTCCGATGAGGCTCTCCCTTTCCCTGTCGAAGACGGCATGGAAATCGTCCCGACACCCGATGCTCGCGCGCTAGTTTCGTATCTTCTTTCCTTGAAAAAAGACCAACCTGTTCCAGCTTCACTCGGCTTCGGCCAAGCGGCGGCGCAAGAAGCTGCCGCCGCCGCCCCAGCACCGGCTCCGGCCCCATAACGACACGGCGCCACCAGCATCATTTCCCAGCAATTTCCGAACATGTCTTCGCCCAGCCAGAATCCGAAACCAGACCTCGACGAAACGATCAACGTCACCCAGGCGCATGGCCGCGTGGAGCGTGAGACCGCCGCTGCAGCCCGCGAGAAACGCATCGCCGACAACGGCCATGAGCAGGTCTCGCTTTGGGTGATCGCCGCTTGTGGCATCGTCCTGCTCATCGCCGGTGGTGTCCTCGGAAATGCCGGAACCCTGTTTTCCTACAACAGCACCTTCAAGGAAGGCTACGTCCGCGACAAGCCCCCCGGCGTCGCCGACGAGGGGCCGAAGCCCAAGACCGCGCTCGCCGCTTACAGCACCAAGGGCGCGAAGATCTACTCGAAATGCAGCGGCTGCCACGGTGCCGACGGCAAGGGCGATGGCGTGAACTTCCCTTCGCTGGCCGGATCCAAGTGGGTCGTAGGCGATACGCAGAAGCTCGCCATGATCGTCCTCAACGGCGTGCAGGGCCCCATCAGCACCGGCAAGACATACGGCGCAGGCATCATGCCCGCCCAGGGTGCCGGAATGAGCCCCGAGGATCTCGCCACCCTGATGACCTACCTGCGCAACAGCTTCGGAAACGAGGTTGGCGATGTCGTGTCCGCAGAGATGGCGCAGGCCGCCATGGATGTGTCCGCCGCCCGCGAGAAAGTCGGCCAGGCGGTCACTTCAGAGGAAATCGTCGCCAACCACATGACCATGCTTCCCGGCGAGACCATCGCCCCTGACACCTTGGTCAACCCCATCACCCTCGCACCCGCCGAGTGATCCGATTAGAATTAAAAATTTAGAATTTCATCCATGAGCGCCCACGCAGCATCCCACGACGGTCACGACGGCCACAGCCATGACCACCACGAAATCAGCTGGATCCGGAAATACGTTTTCTCCACCGACCACAAAATGATCGGAATGCAGTATGGCATCACCGCCATGCTGTTCCTGGCGTTCGGCTTTTACCTCATGATGGTGATGCGTTGGAGCATCGCCTACCCGCACCAACCGCTGCCGGAGTGGATGAGCTTCCTCTTCAGCGATACCTGGAAGTCCCGCTGGCTTCAGGACGGAAAGGTGACGGGCGACACCTACAACATGTTCGGTGCCATGCACGGCACGATCATGGTCTTCCTCGGCATCGTGCCGCTCGGCTTCGGTGCCTTTGGAAACTACGTCACACCCCTCCAGATCGGCGCGGTGGACATGGCCTTCCCCAAGCTGAACATGGTCAGCTACTGGGTCTACCTCGTTGGCGGTCTGATCATGTGCGCCTCCTTTTTCATGGAATCCGGTGCTGCGAAATCCGGTTGGACGAACTATTCGCCGCTCGCCGGTTTCGCCGACGGCCAGATCGTCAACCAATGGCTTGCGGGCCAGACGCAGTGGCTGATAGGGCTGGTGTTCCTGATCACCTCCTCGCTGCTGGGTTCGGTCAATTTCATCACCACCATCATCAACCTCCGCGCCCGGGGCATGACCTGGATGCGCCTGCCCTTCTTCGTCTGGGCGATGCTCGTCACCGGCTTCCTGCTCCTGCTTGCCTTCCCTCCGCTTGAGGCCGCCGGTATCATGCAGCTCATGGATCGGGTGGCGCACTCGTCCTTCTTCATGCCCTCCGGCCTCTTCACCCAGTCCGAAGGTCTCGCCGATCTCTCCGGCGGCGGCTCACCGCTGCTCTTCCAGCACCTTTTCTGGTTCCTCGGTCACCCGGAGGTTTACGTTCTCCTGCTCCCCGCAATCGCCTGCGTGGCGGAAATCATCCCGGTCAACACCCGCAAGCCGCTCTGGGGCTACAAGTCGATGGTCTATTCCGTCCTCATCCTCGGCTTCCTCTCTTTCATCGTCTGGGCCCACCACATGTACATGACCGGCATGGGCTCCGCTGTCTCCACCTTCTTCCAGACCACCACGGTGCTGATCTCCATCCCTTCGGTCATCATCATCACCGCAATGCTGATCTCCCTGTGGGGCGGTTCCATCCGTTTCACGCCGCCCATGATGTGGGCCTGCGCCTTCATCCCGATGTTCGGCATCGGCGGCCTCACCGGTCTGCCGCTCGCCTTCAATCTCGTCGGTCTCCACCTCCACGACACCTATTACGTGATCGGCCACTTCCACTACGTGGTGGCGCCCGGCATCCTCTTCGGCCTCTTCGCAGGGGTGCTCCATTGGTATCCGAAAATCACCGGACGCTACATGAGCAAGTGGCTCAACCACCTGCATTTCTGGCCCAGCCTGGTCTGCATGAACATCATTTTCTTCCCCATGCTCATCCAGGGCATGGCCGGGTTCCACCGCCGCTGGTATAACGGCGGCGATGCCTACCTCGCCAAGGCCGCCGACAGCGCCAACGTCTTCGGCAACACGGTTCGCGAGTACATCGACCTGAACATCGTCATGTCGATGGGCGCCTGGGCACTCGCCGTTGCGCAGATCCCGTTCATCATCAACCTGTTCATCTCCTGGAAGACGGGCAAAAAGGTCGAGAGCGACAACCCATGGGGAGCCAGCACCCTGGAATGGGCCACCCCCACACCTCCGGGTCATGGCAATTTCACCTTCGATGTCGCCGTCTATCGCGGCCCCTACGAATATTCCCGCCCGGACTGCGACAAGGACTACTTCCCGCAATGGGAAGCTCCGAAAAGGCAAGCCGAGGAACCCGCCGAGGAACCCGCCGTCGCACACACCAAGGATCATCACTGAGGCTCGGTCTGAAAACCGCAACCGACCACTAGCACAATCTTAGAAATGGAAATCCCATACATAACAACGCCCCGCAAGGACACGGGACTGATCAACTCCAAGATCGCCATCTGGCTGTTCCTCGCCTCCGAGGTCATGCTATTCGGCGGACTGTTCTCCGCATATGTCTATCTCCGCATGGGGTCGGGCGAGCCGGGCACGGGCTACCCCTGGCCGGAGCGCACCCTTCCCATCCTTCCGGGCCTGATCAACACCTTCATCCTGATCGCTTCCTCCGTGACCGTGGTCTTCGCATGGGTCGCCCTCAAGCTCAGGGAATGGCGCAAGTTCCAGATCTACATGTGGATCACCGTCGGATGCGCCGCACTTTTCATGGTGCTCAAGGGCATCGAGTACAACGTCAAGTTCCACCACCAGGCGGTTCGCTTGCACGATTACTCCGTGGTCGAGGGTCACTTGGGCTACGAGCTCAAGGAAGGTGCCGACAAGCATCATCCCAAGCCGGACGATTACGTGAAGGATCGCAACGGCAAGAAGATCGAGGAAAACATGATCCGCGTGAAGGCGGACAAGCTGACCTTCAGGGTGGATCGTTTCCACACTCCATGGGTTGAGGAAATCGTCGCCGAGGCGGATCACGCGAAGGCGGGGATCACGCTCGCCGAGGAAATCAAGGCGGTGACAGAGGTTGGGGGCAAGGAAGAGACCGTTGCCAAGGCGGGTGAAAAACTCTCGCCGGATCTGCTCAGGAAAATTTTCAAGGTTCACGAAGCCGCGCGGGCGCACAACGCATCCCTGCGCACCGATGCGCTCCGCGAGGCATGGGTTGTCGCTAAGAAGGCGAACCCGGGCAAGAGCAACTGGGAGTACTCGGAGACGGTCAACATCGATGCCGAGGCGCTCAAGCCTGATATGCTCACCGAGATCCCATCGGTCACCTTTGCCGTGGAGAAAGTGGATCCGCCGGTTCAATTCCTGTTCAAGCCCCGCGACATCCGCGAGGGAGCGACGACCTCGACCCTGCGCGACAACACGGTGATCGAAGGCGAAATGGAGGCCAGTCCCATGGTTTTCCATAACACCGATGCCATCGATTTCCAATGGCTTGTCCTGAAAGCCGAGGAGAAGGGCATGGATCCCGACACTGCCATCGCAAACTCGTGGCTCATGAAGAACAGCGCCTTCGTCCGCGAGGTGTGGGCATGGCATCTCGCCCGCAACGAGGAAAAGCAAAAGGATCTGAACGACAAATGGGGTTTCAAGGAAGACGAGGATGGCAATCCCACCGCCGAACCGAAGCGCACCCTGACCCACAAGGAACTCTACCGCATCGGCTGGCACGATTTCGCGGAATGGGGAGAGAAAACCAAGGGTGTCGAACTGGGCGGCACGGCCAAGCTCAAGGAGGAATTCTTCGGCCCGAACTACGTGGCGCGCGGTGACAAAACCTTCCCGCACCTTTCCATCCCCCGCGAGGAAATCCGCCATGCCGCGAAGTTCACACCGGCATGGAACACCTATTATGCGATCTATTTCACCGTTACAGGGCTCCACGGCCTGCACGTCATCGGCGGTGCCATCGTCCTGCTCTACTATCTGCTCTTCGGGCGCAAGATGTATCTTGAAAATCCCGAGTGGCTCGCCAACCGTGTTGAAGTCGGCGGGTTGTTCTGGCACTTCGTTGACCTGGTCTGGATCTTCGCCTTCCCGATCTTTTACCTGATGTAATCCCCTTTCACCAACCTCTTAACCTTCCCCTGAAAATGGCAGATTCGATTGAAGCGATCCAGAAATCCAAGAAAACCTACCTCATGGTCTTCGGTGCGCTGCTCGTCGGCACGGTGCTGACCGTGCTGGTGGCCTCGCCGCCGGATTTCCTCTACTGGCTCGATGTGGGCAAGCACGGCTTTGACATCTACGATGCCATTCTCGGCCTGCTCATCGCCAGCACCAAGGCCACTCTCGTCGCATTGATTTTCATGCACCTCAACCATGAGAAAAAGGCCGTTTACTGGATCTTCGGTTCCGGCCTGATCTTCGTCGCATGGATGGGCTACCTGCTCGCACTCGCCTACCGCAGCCCGATTCACGATCACCTCTTCTACAAATAACCGCCATGTCGCTCCGCAGCTTCCACATCGTCTTCATCACCGTCTGCACGCTCCTCTGCGCGTTCTTGGTGGTCTGGGCATTTGTGCTCTCGCCGGAGCCTTCCGCAATAGCCACCACATCCGGCATCCTCGGTATCGCCGGGCTGCTCCTGATTCCCGTCTATGCCGTGATGTTTCTCAAGAAAGCAACGAAACTACACCTCTGAGCCTACCATGAACCCCATCCTATCCCTCGCCTGCACCACCTGCCGCACTTCTTTCGCCGCCACAGGCGATTCCATCGGCTACTCCATCTTTGTCCTCCTTGTCATGATCCTCGCTCTTCTCGGCATGATCGGCTTCTTCATGGTCCGCCTTGCCCGCCGCGAGAACGCTAATCTCGACCCAGAGCTCCGGGACGACTACGTCCCTCACTAAAGGGTTTCACTTTTGACTCCATTTCATTCCGTCCAAGCCAACAGGCCAAGCGTTCGATAAGATTCGCCGCCGCTCATTCCGCTTCCAGCATTTCAGTTTTCAGCCTTCACCCAATATGACCTTCTCCGAACTCCTCGGCCTTCCCGAAAACTATTCCGCCCACGGCGGCAGCGTCGACCACATGATCATGGTCGTGCACTGGTTCATGCTCGCGCTTTTCGTAGGCTGGACGGCGTTCTTCTTCGTCTGTCTCTTCAAATTCTGGCACAAGCGCAACCCCAAGGCATCCTACGACGGTGTCCGCAGCCACCTTTCCAGCCACATGGAAGTTGCGGTCATCATCATCGAGGCCGTGCTTCTTCTCGGATTCGCCTTCCCGCTCTGGAACGAGCGTGTCGATAGCTGGGAAAAGGTTCAGGAAATGGATCCGGTGCGTGTGCGCGTGGTCGGCTGGCAGTTCGGCTGGACTTATCACTACCCGGGTTTGGACGGCAAATTCGGTAGGGTTGATACCGCTCTCATCACCTCCACCAATAAGCTCGGCATCGACTACACCGATCCGAACGCCCACGACGATTTCATCGACGGCAACCTCAAGCTTCCCGCCCTGCGTCCTGCGGTTCTCAACATCGGTACCCTCGACGTGATCCACAACTATGCGATCGTGCCGATGCGCATCCAGCAGGACGCGATCCCCGGCAAGGAGATCGCCATGTGGTTCACACCCGTTAAGCCCATGGAAACCTATGTGGTCTGTGCGCAACTCTGTGGCCAGAAGCACGGAGACATGGTCGGCATCATGGAAATCGTCACCCAGGAGGATTACGATTCATGGGCGGAAAACAAATCCAAGACTGCTCTTGACGATTTCCGCAAGTCTTCCGACCAAACGGCGGCAATCGGTCGCTGATCCCATCGCAGGGTTCCAGGTGCTGCCAGGCCATTTCCGTTGGAAATGGCAGGATGGTGTCTACGTAGGTATGCAAGGATCATTCATTTCGGCATAGTAAAATTCGGCATGCCCTGGAGGGATTTGCCAGAAAACCATGGGGACTGGAAATACACCCGCCGGCTACGAATGGCCCATGGTCGCATTGTGTCACGAGAAGATCCATCCCTACGCCGCTCGGGTGGTGTTGCTTGGGGTCATGGCAACCTGCGACAGACTGGAGCCAGTCGTCGCCCTCACCTGTGCTTATCGCCTATCGGGAAATGCGAGCCTTGAGGCGGCATCGGCGTCGAGGGGTACGCAGAGACGGTAGCCTTCGCCCTGTGCAGGGATGGCCATGAGGAAGGCATCGCGCTCGAAGGGGGAGGGGAACTCGATGCCGATGAGTGCGCGGCCGATGCGCTCGCCGGAGTGGCGGTAGTTGAAATACATCAGGTTCGCGTTTCCTGTGAGCCGCTGCGCCAGGAAATCGTGGAGGGCGCCGGGGCGCTCGTAGAAATCGAGCCGCAGGAAGGCCGGGTTGTTGAGCAGGTCGCCGCGGAAGGGGATGGCGCGGAATGCGATGTCGGTCGCGCCGGTGATATCCTGCCAGTCGTGGCCCGCGGCATCGAGCTTGGCGGGAATGCTGGAGAGCACGGCTGGATGCTCCGAGGAAAGCGTGAACGCGGGCCAGGCATCGGAGAGATGGGTTTTGCCATATTGGAAATCGGTGATGTCGGTATCTGCGAAGCAGGTGCCTAGCAGCTTGAGCATGGTGCCGGGTGTTTCCGGGATGCGGACTCGGAGGGTGCGGGATTTGCTGTTGGAGGCGCCGCGGGATTGCGCGATGCGCCCGATCTGGAGGAAATCCACGTTGGCGCCGCAGAGGACGACGAGTATGCGTTTGCCGACATAGCGTTCCTTTTCCGCGAGGGCGGCCGCAAGGCCCATTGCGCCGGATGGCTCGGAGATGCAGCGCAGGCCTTCCCAGAGCGTGCGGATCGCGGAGACCACCTCCGCATCGCTGACCACGGCGATGCGGGCGAGGGTGTTCTTGCAGATCTCGAAGGGCAGGTTGCCCGCCCGGCGGACGGCGGTGCCGTCGCAGAAGAGATCGACCTGCGGGAGCGTCTCAGGTTTCCCGGCGGCGATGGCGGCTTTCATCGATGCCTGGCCCTCGCCCTCCACGCCGATGATCTCGATCTCCGGCCAGTAGGTTTTCAGCCATGTGGAAACGCCCGCCGCCATCCCTCCGCCGCCGATCTGCAGGTAAGCGGCATCAAAAGGGCCGTGGCCGGAGAGGACGACCTCATCCGCGAGCGTGCCTTGGCCGGCCATGACCCGGAGATCGTCGTAGGCGTGGATGTACACGGCCTTGGTTTGTTGCTCGTCGGCGCGGGCGGCGTGCACCGCATCGTCGTAGCTGTCGCCCGCAAGGTGGATGGAAACGTATTCCGCGCCGTGGGCCAGCACCGCGTCCTGCTTCACCTTCGGGGTGGAGCGTGGCATGTAGATGCGGGCGCGGATGCCGAGTTTCTTTGCGGCCAGTGCGACGCCCTGTGCGTGGTTCCCGGCGGAGGCTGTGACGACCCCGCGCACCGCCTCAAGCTCCGTGAGCGTTGCCATGCGGTTCGCCGCACCGCGCCACTTGTAGGCCTTGATCGGCGAGAGGTCTTCCCGTTTCACCCAGATTTCCGGGCCGTCCGGGATGGAAAGTTTCTCCATCGGGGTCGGCTGCCCGAAGTGATAGACGCGCTCGCGGGCCAGCAGGATTTCCTGGCGGAGCTGCCTGTCGAGCGGCAGGGATTCGTCGCGGGTCATGGATGGATTAGAGACCAGAAACCGAAGGCCAGAAACCAGAAAAAACGGCTCAGCTCGGGTCGATGGGAACCAGCACCCATTTGGGCTGGGTCTCGGTGGCGATGATCTCGATGGGCAGGCGTTCGGTGATCGGCGGGTTGCCGGAAGCAGGTGCCGAGGTCTCGTTTTGACGGTTGTTCCATGCCCACGCAGAAAGGAGTGGCGCCGAGAGGAAGGCGGCGAGAACGAGTGGCTTGAGTGGATTTGCAGAAGCTTTGATGGGGGCGATTATGGTAAGTTTTTTAAAATAATCAAGCTTTCCGTTGTATTTTTTAAAGAATTTCCCTGGCACGGATTGCGACGGGAGCCCAATCACTGATGGCTCGAATGCAGGCCATCGGGCCCAATTTGGAAGTGGTTGCGGGAATGGGAAGCATCTCTCCGGGGAAGCGACATCCCCGAGGATCGCAACCGATCTTTTCCGCGTAGTCCGTGCTTGAGATTTTCCATGTCCACGGCTTTCACCGCTGCAGGAGCATCTGTTTCTTTGGAACGATCACAGGTTGATTCCCCATCCTTGCCGGGATATGCTGATGCCAGTGGAAGACGACAATACAGCGGTGGATGGGGAAAGCCGGAGCAGGCAGATCCTCGCAGGGAGCGCGATCCTTTTGGGTATTTCCACGGTCACGGTTGTTTTCCTGATGGGATGGAGGCACGTGCCCGGATGGGTTGGGGAGAGCCTGGGCACCGTGGCCGGCATCATGTCCACTCCGTTTTTCATGGAGGCCTCGTTCTTCCTTCTCGGCCTGTTCATCGTCATCGCGCTGAACATCTGGCGCAAGCGCAGGGCGGGCGATGAGTTTGTCTCCATCGAGATCGGTGATCCCGACGATCGCAGCGACAGGCAGGCTTGAGTTTTCCTGCTGGAGCTTTTCGCTGCGTCATCCAAAATGACGCTACGATGAGTGAGGCAGTGTTCGATTACGAGAAGCTGGGTCAGTTCTACCTGGGCAAGGGATATGATCTTGAGAAGAAAGAGGTCACGGGCGATCCCGTGATGTATGATTCCAAGGATCTCGTCACCCACGGGGTGGTGCTGGGGATGACAGGCTCGGGCAAGACGGGACTATGCATCGCGCTGCTGGAGGAGGCGGCGATGGACAATATCCCGGCGATCGTGATCGACCCCAAGGGCGACATCTCCAACCTGATGCTGACTTTTCCGGAGCTTGATGCAAAAAGCTTCCGACCTTGGGTGAACGAGGATGATGCCGCGAAGAAGGGGATCAGCGCCGATGAGTATGCTGAAAAGACCGCGGCGATGTGGAAGAAAGGCCTGGGCGATTGGGGTCAGCCGCCGGTGCGGATCGCGGCGCTGCGGGAGAAGGTGGACATCAACATTTTCACACCGGGCAGCACATCGGGGATTCCGGTTTCCATACTCAGCTCCCTGGATGTGCCGCCGCCGGAGGTGATGGAAGACGGTGAGCTTTACGGGGATAGGATCAGCAGCACGGTCGAGAGCTTGCTCTCGCTGGTGGGTGTCGATACGGACGGTGCGCAGGGGGAGGAGGCGGTTCTGTTGGGTGCGATTTTCCAGGAGGAGTGGAAAGGGGGCAGGGGGCTTGATTTGGAAAAACTCATCCGCCAGATCCAGCGGCCGGGTTTCGGGAAGATCGGCGTGATCGACCTTGAGACATTCTATCCGGAGAAATCCCGTCAGGCGCTGGCGATGAAGTTCAACAGCCTGCTGGCCTCGCCCGGCTTCTCGACCTGGCTGGAGGGGGCTCCGCTGGACATCGGGACAATGCTGCATCGCGGCGACGGCAAGCCGCGCATCTCGATTTTCTCCATCGCCCACCTGAGCGACAAGGAGCGGATGTTCTTCGTTAGCCTGCTGCTCAACCAGATGCTCGGCTGGATGAGGACGCAGCGCGGCACGACCTCGCTGCGGGCTCTGCTTTACATGGACGAGATCTACGGCTTCCTCCCGCCGACTGCGAACCCTCCCTCAAAGCGCCCGATGATGACCATGCTCAAGCAGGCGCGCGCCTTCGGCCTCGGCTGCCTGCTGGCGACACAGAACCCGGTCGATCTCGACTACAAGGCGCTTTCGAACATCGGCACCTGGTTTCTGGGCAGGCTTCAGACCGAGCGCGACAAGATGCGTGTGCTGGATGGGCTGGAAGGCGCGGCGGGATCTCAGAACGCCAAGTTCGACCGCAAGCAGATGGAGGTTCTTCTCTCCGGTCTCGGCAACCGCGTTTTCCTGATGAACAACGTCCACGAGGACGGCCCGGTGCTGTTCCATGTGCGCTGGGTGATGAGCTACCTGACCGGGCCGCTGACCCGCGGGCAGATCAAGGGGCTGATGGATCCGAAGCGCGGGGAGTTCGTCACGGAAAAGGCCGCTGCTGAGGAGGAGGTGAATCCGATGGCAAGGAAAGCATCCGTGCAAAGCACTTCCCGTCCGGCGGTGGGTGCCGGGGTGACCGAGCTTTTCGCCCCTGCCGAGGGGGATGCCTACAAGCCCTTTCTGCTTCGCGAGGCGACCGTCCATTTTTCCCTCAGCAAGGCGAATGTGGAAGGCAGCCGCAAGGTCACGAAGGTGAACCCCATCCTGGAAAAGGAAATCAAGTGGGACGAGACGACCGGCATCGATCCGGCAACGCTGCGTGGGAATCCGGAGGAGGGCATAGGCTTTTCCGAACTGCCCGGCTACGCGATGAACGCGAAGAATTACTCGGCGGTGGAAAAGGATTTCTCTGACGATCTCTACCGCGAGGAACGAGCGGAAATCTGGTATTGCCCTGCGCTCAAGGCGTGGGGGCGCATGGGTGAGGCGGAAGCGGACTTCCGGGTGAGGATCGCCCATGATGCCCGCGAGCAGCGCGACGGGGCCTTTGGAAAAATCCGTGATGCGGCGCAAAAGAAAATCCAGGCCTTGGAGGGAAGGATGCGCACCGCAGAGACCCAGCTCGCCAAGGAGCAGGCGGAGTCCAGTTCCGCGAAAATGCAGGCGGGTATCTCGGTTCTCGGAGGCATCATGAAATCCGTTTTCGGAAGGAAGGCCGGGATGGGCGGGCTGATCAGGGGCACCAGCACCAGCTCCGTGACAAAGGCCACAACCGCCTACAAGCAGCACCAGGACGTGGCC comes from Akkermansiaceae bacterium and encodes:
- a CDS encoding pyridoxal-phosphate dependent enzyme; translated protein: MTRDESLPLDRQLRQEILLARERVYHFGQPTPMEKLSIPDGPEIWVKREDLSPIKAYKWRGAANRMATLTELEAVRGVVTASAGNHAQGVALAAKKLGIRARIYMPRSTPKVKQDAVLAHGAEYVSIHLAGDSYDDAVHAARADEQQTKAVYIHAYDDLRVMAGQGTLADEVVLSGHGPFDAAYLQIGGGGMAAGVSTWLKTYWPEIEIIGVEGEGQASMKAAIAAGKPETLPQVDLFCDGTAVRRAGNLPFEICKNTLARIAVVSDAEVVSAIRTLWEGLRCISEPSGAMGLAAALAEKERYVGKRILVVLCGANVDFLQIGRIAQSRGASNSKSRTLRVRIPETPGTMLKLLGTCFADTDITDFQYGKTHLSDAWPAFTLSSEHPAVLSSIPAKLDAAGHDWQDITGATDIAFRAIPFRGDLLNNPAFLRLDFYERPGALHDFLAQRLTGNANLMYFNYRHSGERIGRALIGIEFPSPFERDAFLMAIPAQGEGYRLCVPLDADAASRLAFPDRR
- a CDS encoding DUF87 domain-containing protein: MFDYEKLGQFYLGKGYDLEKKEVTGDPVMYDSKDLVTHGVVLGMTGSGKTGLCIALLEEAAMDNIPAIVIDPKGDISNLMLTFPELDAKSFRPWVNEDDAAKKGISADEYAEKTAAMWKKGLGDWGQPPVRIAALREKVDINIFTPGSTSGIPVSILSSLDVPPPEVMEDGELYGDRISSTVESLLSLVGVDTDGAQGEEAVLLGAIFQEEWKGGRGLDLEKLIRQIQRPGFGKIGVIDLETFYPEKSRQALAMKFNSLLASPGFSTWLEGAPLDIGTMLHRGDGKPRISIFSIAHLSDKERMFFVSLLLNQMLGWMRTQRGTTSLRALLYMDEIYGFLPPTANPPSKRPMMTMLKQARAFGLGCLLATQNPVDLDYKALSNIGTWFLGRLQTERDKMRVLDGLEGAAGSQNAKFDRKQMEVLLSGLGNRVFLMNNVHEDGPVLFHVRWVMSYLTGPLTRGQIKGLMDPKRGEFVTEKAAAEEEVNPMARKASVQSTSRPAVGAGVTELFAPAEGDAYKPFLLREATVHFSLSKANVEGSRKVTKVNPILEKEIKWDETTGIDPATLRGNPEEGIGFSELPGYAMNAKNYSAVEKDFSDDLYREERAEIWYCPALKAWGRMGEAEADFRVRIAHDAREQRDGAFGKIRDAAQKKIQALEGRMRTAETQLAKEQAESSSAKMQAGISVLGGIMKSVFGRKAGMGGLIRGTSTSSVTKATTAYKQHQDVANVKAKIEGIADEMEQIGKALEKEIAEIGESFDPSQLALEKETLKPTRTDVVVDRVALLWK